Proteins encoded in a region of the Scatophagus argus isolate fScaArg1 chromosome 1, fScaArg1.pri, whole genome shotgun sequence genome:
- the LOC124064114 gene encoding potassium-transporting ATPase subunit beta-like, producing the protein MAALKEKRTCGQRCEDFGHFIWNSDNGTFMGRTPEKWVYISLYYVAFYIVMTALFSLAIWTLMYTLNPYTPDYQDRLQSPGVMAWPDTYGEEDIEILYNTSDKANWMQMSNILHSFLEPYNDTTQLECNKYNCTKGKYFIQKNFSAPHHTKWACPFTQSMLGACSGLEDPTFGYNCTMPCVIIKMNRIINFLPANQTNLPPYVNCTVLEGQSSVDKIEYFPEGGIMDLSYFPYYGKLAQPTYVNPLVAVRFSLVGEKSAKIQCRVVSSKISYENIHDPYEGKVIFYLKAVK; encoded by the exons ATGGCCGCCTTGAAGGAGAAGAGGACTTGTGGGCAGCGATGTGAAGACTTTGGCCACTTTATCTGGAACTCTGACAATGGGACGTTTATGGGGAGAACTCCTGAGAAATGGG TGTACATCAGTCTGTATTATGTGGCCTTCTACATAGTGATGACGGCCCTCTTTTCTCTTGCCATCTGGACCCTCATGTACACCTTGAATCCGTATACTCCTGACTACCAAGACCGGCTACAATCTCCGG GGGTGATGGCGTGGCCGGACACTTACGGAGAGGAAGATATTGAAATCCTTTACAACACATCAGACAAGGCCAACTGGATGCAGATGTCCAACATCCTTCACAGTTTCCTCGAGC CCTACAATGACACCACACAGCTTGAATGTAACAAGTATAACTGCACTAAGGGAAAGTACTTCATCCAGAAGAACTTCTCTGCCCCTCACCACACCAAGTGGGCATGTCCCTTCACACAAAGCATGCTGGGAGCTTGTTCAGGATTAGAAGACCCAACCTTTGGTTACAACTGTACCATGCCTTGTGTCATCATCAAGATGAACCGG ATCATTAACTTTTTGCCTGCTAATCAAACCAATCTTCCCCCATATGTCAACTGCACTGTACTG GAAGGACAATCCAGTGTGGACAAAATTGAGTATTTCCCTGAAGGAGGAATAATGGATCTTTCTTACTTTCCTTACTATGGAAAACTGGCACAG cctACTTACGTCAATCCGTTGGTGGCTGTTCGGTTCAGCCTGGTTGGAGAGAAGAGTGCCAAGATCCAGTGCAGAGTTGTCTCCAGTAAGATCAGCTACGAAAACATCCACGACCCCTACGAGGGAAAAGTGATCTTCTACCTCAAAGCTGTGAAATGA